In one window of Ovis aries strain OAR_USU_Benz2616 breed Rambouillet chromosome 3, ARS-UI_Ramb_v3.0, whole genome shotgun sequence DNA:
- the ANKRD52 gene encoding serine/threonine-protein phosphatase 6 regulatory ankyrin repeat subunit C isoform X2, with protein MGILSITDQPPLVQAIFSRDVEEVRSLLSQKENINVLDQERRTPLHAAAYVGDVPILQLLLMSGANVNAKDTLWLTPLHRAAASRNEKVLGLLLAHSADVNARDKLWQTPLHVAAANRATKCAEALAPLLSSLNVADRSGRSALHHAVHSGHLETVNLLLNKGASLNVCDKKERQPLHWAAFLGHLEVLKLLVARGADLGCKDRKGYGLLHTAAASGQIEVVKYLLRMGAEIDEPNAFGNTALHIACYLGQDAVAIELVNAGANVNQPNDKGFTPLHVAAVSTNGALCLELLVNNGADVNYQSKEGKSPLHMAAIHGRFTRSQILIQNGSEIDCADKFGNTPLHVAARYGHELLISTLMTNGADTARRGIHDMFPLHLAVLFGFSDCCRKLLSSGQLYSIVSSLSNEHVLSAGFDINTPDNLGRTCLHAAASGGNVECLNLLLSSGADLRRRDKFGRTPLHYAAANGSYQCAVTLVTAGAGVNEADCKGCSPLHYAAASDTYRRAEPHSSSSHDAEEDEPLKESRRKEAFFCLEFLLDNGADPSLRDRQGYTAVHYAAAYGNRQNLELAYNGHCEALKTLAETLVNLDVRDHKGRTALFLATERGSTECVEVLTAHGASALIKERKRKWTPLHAAAASGHTDSLHLLIDSGERADITDVMDAYGQTPLMLAIMNGHVDCVHLLLEKGSTADAADLRGRTALHRGAVTGCEDCLAALLDHDAFVLCRDFKGRTPIHLASACGHTAVLRTLLQAALSTDPLDTGVDYSGYSPMHWASYTGHEDCLELLLEHSPFSYLEGNPFTPLHCAVINNQDSTTEMLLGALGAKIVNSRDAKGRTPLHAAAFADNVSGLRMLLQHQAEVNATDHTGRTALMTAAENGQTAAVEFLLYRGKADLTVLDENKNTALHLACSKGHEKCALMILAETQDLGLINATNSALQMPLHIAARNGLASVVQALLSRGATVLAVDEEGHTPALACAPNKDVADCLALILSTMKPFPPKDAVSPFSFSLLKNCGIAAAKTVGGCGALPHGASCPYSQERHGAIGLDGCYSE; from the exons ATGGGGATCCTCAGCATCACGGACCAG CCGCCCCTGGTCCAGGCCATCTTTAGCCGAGATGTGGAGGAAGTGCGTTCCCTCCTCTCGCAGAAGGAGAACATCAATGTGCTG GACCAAGAGAGGCGAACTCCACTGCATGCTGCTGCCTACGTAGGCGATGTCCCCATCCTCCAGTTGCTACTGATGTCAG GTGCTAATGTCAACGCTAAGGACACACTGTGGCTGACCCCTCTTCATCGCGCTGCTGCCTCCCGAAATGAG AAGGTGCTGGGACTGCTGCTGGCACATTCAGCAGATGTGAATGCCCGGGACAAGCTGTGGCAGACACCATTGCACGTGGCTGCTGCCAACCGGGCCACCAAGTGTGCTGAGGCTCTGGCACCCCTACTGAGTAGCCTCAACGTGGCCGACAGGAGTGGGCGCAGTGCCCTGCACCATGCAGTGCATAGTGGGCATCTGGAG ACGGTGAACCTGCTCCTCAATAAGGGAGCCAGCCTGAATGTTTGTGACAAAAAGGAGCGGCAGCCTCTGCATTGGGCAGCTTTTCTAG GGCATTTGGAGGTCCTGAAACTGCTGGTGGCACGGGGCGCAGACCTTGGCTGCAAGGACCGCAAGGGCTATGGGCTGCTCCATACAGCTGCTGCCAGTGGCCAGATTGAAGTGGTGAAGTACCTGCTCCGGATGGGGGCTGAG ATTGATGAGCCCAACGCTTTTGGAAACACAGCTTTGCACATCGCCTGCTACCTGGGCCAGGATGCCGTGGCGATCGAGCTGGTGAATGCAGGAGCCAACGTCAACCAGCCGAACGACAAGGGCTTCACGCCGCTGCACGTGGCTGCCGTCTCCACCAATGGCGCGCTGTGCTTGGAGCTGCTGGTCAACAACGGGGCGGATGTCAACTACCAG AGCAAAGAAGGGAAGAGTCCTCTGCACATGGCTGCCATTCACGGCCGTTTCACCCGCTCCCAGATCCTCATCCAGAACG GCAGCGAGATTGATTGCGCCGACAAATTTGGGAACACGCCACTGCATGTGGCCGCTCGCTACGGACACGAGCTGCTCATCAGCACCCTCATGACCAACGGCGCGGATACCGCCCG GCGCGGCATCCACGACATGTTTCCCCTGCACTTAGCTGTTCTCTTTGGATTCTCTGACTGTTGTCGTAAGCTTCTTTCCTCAG GTCAGCTGTACAGCATCGTATCCTCACTCAGCAATGAGCACGTGCTTTCAGCTGGGTTCGACATCAACACACCTGACAACCTTGGCCGTACCTGTCTTCATGCTGCTGCTTCCGGAGG GAATGTTGAATGTCTTAACTTGCTGTTGAGCAGTGGAGCTGACTTGAGGAGGAGAGACAAATTTGGAAG GACGCCACTGCACTATGCAGCCGCCAATGGCAGCTACCAGTGCGCCGTCACGCTGGTGACTGCTGGGGCTGGCGTCAATGAGGCTGACTGTAAAGGCTGCTCTCCCCTCCACTACGCTGCCGCCTCCGACACCTACAGGAG GGCGGAGCCCCACTCATCTTCCAGCCATGATGCTGAAGAGGATGAGCCCCTGAAGGAGTCCCGCAGGAAGGAGGCCTTCTT CTGTTTGGAATTCTTACTGGATAACGGTGCAGACCCCTCCCTGCGGGACAGGCAGGGCTACACAGCTGTGCACTATGCAGCCGCCTATGGCAATAGACAGAACCTCGAACTG GCCTACAATGGTCACTGTGAAGCCCTGAAGACGCTGGCTGAGACGCTGGTGAACCTGGACGTGAGGGACCACAAGGGCCGGACTGCGCTCTTCCTGGCCACTGAGCGAGGCTCCACTGAGTGTGTGGAGGTGCTGACGGCCCACGGCGCCTCTGCCCTCATCAAGGAGCGCAAACGCAAGTGGACACCCCTGCATGCTGCTG CTGCCTCTGGCCACACTGATTCCCTGCACTTGCTGATCGACAGTGGGGAACGCGCTGACATCACGGATGTCATGGATGCCTATGGACA AACCCCGCTGATGCTGGCCATCATGAATGGCCACGTGGACTGCGTACATCTGCTGCTAGAGAAAGGATCCACGGCTGACGCTGCTGACCTCCGGGGCCGCACTGCCCTCCACCGCGGG GCAGTGACTGGCTGTGAGGACtgcctggctgccctgctggACCATGATGCATTTGTGCTGTGCCGAGACTTCAAGGGCCGCACGCCCATTCACCTGGCCTCAGCCTGTGGCCACACCGCAGTGCTGCGGACCCTGCTGCAGGCAGCCCTGTCCACAGACCCCCTGGATACCGGGGTGGATTACAGCGGATACTCGCCCATGCACTGGGCCTCCTACACTG GACACGAAGATTGTCTGGAGTTGTTACTTGAACACAGCCCGTTTTCATATCTGGAAGGAAACCCCTTCACTCCTTTGCACTGTGCAGT TATTAATAACCAGGACAGCACCACAGAGATGCTGCTAGGAGCTCTGGGTGCCAAGATTGTGAACAGCCGAGATGCCAAAGGACG GACCCCTCTTCACGCCGCTGCCTTCGCGGACAATGTCTCTGGGCTCCGGATGCTGCTGCAGCACCAAGCCGAGGTGAACGCCACAGACCACACTGGCCGCACCGCGCTCATGACGGCGGCTGAGAACGGGCAGACTGCAGCTGTGG AATTTCTGCTATATCGAGGGAAGGCAGACCTTACTGTGCTGGATGAGAACAAGAACACTGCCCTCCACTTGGCCTGTAGCAAG GGCCATGAGAAGTGTGCCCTCATGATCCTGGCAGAAACCCAAGACCTTGGCCTTATCAATGCTACCAACAGCGCGCTGCAGAT gCCACTACACATTGCTGCCCGGAATGGCCTAGCCTCTGTGGTGCAGGCCCTGCTGAGTCGTGGGGCCACCGTGCTGGCTGTGGATGAAGAag GTCACACCCCGGCATTGGCTTGCGCCCCCAACAAAGATGTGGCAGACTGTCTGGCCTTGATCCTTTCCACCATGAAGCCTTTCCCACCCAAGGACGCTGTCAGTCCTTTCAGCTTCAGCCTGCTCAAGAACTGCGGCATCGCGGCAGCCAAGACGGTGGGTGGCTGCGGTGCCCTGCCCCATGGGGCCTCCTGCCCCTACAGCCAGGAGCGGCATGGCGCCATTGGGTTAGATGGCTGCTACTCCGAGTAG
- the ANKRD52 gene encoding serine/threonine-protein phosphatase 6 regulatory ankyrin repeat subunit C isoform X3: MGILSITDQPPLVQAIFSRDVEEVRSLLSQKENINVLDQERRTPLHAAAYVGDVPILQLLLMSGANVNAKDTLWLTPLHRAAASRNEKVLGLLLAHSADVNARDKLWQTPLHVAAANRATKCAEALAPLLSSLNVADRSGRSALHHAVHSGHLETVNLLLNKGASLNVCDKKERQPLHWAAFLGHLEVLKLLVARGADLGCKDRKGYGLLHTAAASGQIEVVKYLLRMGAEIDEPNAFGNTALHIACYLGQDAVAIELVNAGANVNQPNDKGFTPLHVAAVSTNGALCLELLVNNGADVNYQSKEGKSPLHMAAIHGRFTRSQILIQNGSEIDCADKFGNTPLHVAARYGHELLISTLMTNGADTARRGIHDMFPLHLAVLFGFSDCCRKLLSSGQLYSIVSSLSNEHVLSAGFDINTPDNLGRTCLHAAASGGNVECLNLLLSSGADLRRRDKFGRTPLHYAAANGSYQCAVTLVTAGAGVNEADCKGCSPLHYAAASDTYRRAEPHSSSSHDAEEDEPLKESRRKEAFFCLEFLLDNGADPSLRDRQGYTAVHYAAAYGNRQNLELLLEMSFNCLEDVESTIPVSPLHLAAYNGHCEALKTLAETLVNLDVRDHKGRTALFLATERGSTECVEVLTAHGASALIKERKRKWTPLHAAAASGHTDSLHLLIDSGERADITDVMDAYGQTPLMLAIMNGHVDCVHLLLEKGSTADAADLRGRTALHRGAVTGCEDCLAALLDHDAFVLCRDFKGRTPIHLASACGHTAVLRTLLQAALSTDPLDTGVDYSGYSPMHWASYTGHEDCLELLLEHSPFSYLEGNPFTPLHCAVINNQDSTTEMLLGALGAKIVNSRDAKGRTPLHAAAFADNVSGLRMLLQHQAEVNATDHTGRTALMTAAENGQTAAVEFLLYRGKADLTVLDENKNTALHLACSKGHEKCALMILAETQDLGLINATNSALQMPLHIAARNGLASVVQALLSRGATVLAVDEEGNSSEQGPNTDTLESLRGV, translated from the exons ATGGGGATCCTCAGCATCACGGACCAG CCGCCCCTGGTCCAGGCCATCTTTAGCCGAGATGTGGAGGAAGTGCGTTCCCTCCTCTCGCAGAAGGAGAACATCAATGTGCTG GACCAAGAGAGGCGAACTCCACTGCATGCTGCTGCCTACGTAGGCGATGTCCCCATCCTCCAGTTGCTACTGATGTCAG GTGCTAATGTCAACGCTAAGGACACACTGTGGCTGACCCCTCTTCATCGCGCTGCTGCCTCCCGAAATGAG AAGGTGCTGGGACTGCTGCTGGCACATTCAGCAGATGTGAATGCCCGGGACAAGCTGTGGCAGACACCATTGCACGTGGCTGCTGCCAACCGGGCCACCAAGTGTGCTGAGGCTCTGGCACCCCTACTGAGTAGCCTCAACGTGGCCGACAGGAGTGGGCGCAGTGCCCTGCACCATGCAGTGCATAGTGGGCATCTGGAG ACGGTGAACCTGCTCCTCAATAAGGGAGCCAGCCTGAATGTTTGTGACAAAAAGGAGCGGCAGCCTCTGCATTGGGCAGCTTTTCTAG GGCATTTGGAGGTCCTGAAACTGCTGGTGGCACGGGGCGCAGACCTTGGCTGCAAGGACCGCAAGGGCTATGGGCTGCTCCATACAGCTGCTGCCAGTGGCCAGATTGAAGTGGTGAAGTACCTGCTCCGGATGGGGGCTGAG ATTGATGAGCCCAACGCTTTTGGAAACACAGCTTTGCACATCGCCTGCTACCTGGGCCAGGATGCCGTGGCGATCGAGCTGGTGAATGCAGGAGCCAACGTCAACCAGCCGAACGACAAGGGCTTCACGCCGCTGCACGTGGCTGCCGTCTCCACCAATGGCGCGCTGTGCTTGGAGCTGCTGGTCAACAACGGGGCGGATGTCAACTACCAG AGCAAAGAAGGGAAGAGTCCTCTGCACATGGCTGCCATTCACGGCCGTTTCACCCGCTCCCAGATCCTCATCCAGAACG GCAGCGAGATTGATTGCGCCGACAAATTTGGGAACACGCCACTGCATGTGGCCGCTCGCTACGGACACGAGCTGCTCATCAGCACCCTCATGACCAACGGCGCGGATACCGCCCG GCGCGGCATCCACGACATGTTTCCCCTGCACTTAGCTGTTCTCTTTGGATTCTCTGACTGTTGTCGTAAGCTTCTTTCCTCAG GTCAGCTGTACAGCATCGTATCCTCACTCAGCAATGAGCACGTGCTTTCAGCTGGGTTCGACATCAACACACCTGACAACCTTGGCCGTACCTGTCTTCATGCTGCTGCTTCCGGAGG GAATGTTGAATGTCTTAACTTGCTGTTGAGCAGTGGAGCTGACTTGAGGAGGAGAGACAAATTTGGAAG GACGCCACTGCACTATGCAGCCGCCAATGGCAGCTACCAGTGCGCCGTCACGCTGGTGACTGCTGGGGCTGGCGTCAATGAGGCTGACTGTAAAGGCTGCTCTCCCCTCCACTACGCTGCCGCCTCCGACACCTACAGGAG GGCGGAGCCCCACTCATCTTCCAGCCATGATGCTGAAGAGGATGAGCCCCTGAAGGAGTCCCGCAGGAAGGAGGCCTTCTT CTGTTTGGAATTCTTACTGGATAACGGTGCAGACCCCTCCCTGCGGGACAGGCAGGGCTACACAGCTGTGCACTATGCAGCCGCCTATGGCAATAGACAGAACCTCGAACTG CTCTTAGAAATGTCCTTTAACTGCCTGGAGGATGTAGAGAGCACCATTCCAGTCAGCCCTTTGCACTTAGCT GCCTACAATGGTCACTGTGAAGCCCTGAAGACGCTGGCTGAGACGCTGGTGAACCTGGACGTGAGGGACCACAAGGGCCGGACTGCGCTCTTCCTGGCCACTGAGCGAGGCTCCACTGAGTGTGTGGAGGTGCTGACGGCCCACGGCGCCTCTGCCCTCATCAAGGAGCGCAAACGCAAGTGGACACCCCTGCATGCTGCTG CTGCCTCTGGCCACACTGATTCCCTGCACTTGCTGATCGACAGTGGGGAACGCGCTGACATCACGGATGTCATGGATGCCTATGGACA AACCCCGCTGATGCTGGCCATCATGAATGGCCACGTGGACTGCGTACATCTGCTGCTAGAGAAAGGATCCACGGCTGACGCTGCTGACCTCCGGGGCCGCACTGCCCTCCACCGCGGG GCAGTGACTGGCTGTGAGGACtgcctggctgccctgctggACCATGATGCATTTGTGCTGTGCCGAGACTTCAAGGGCCGCACGCCCATTCACCTGGCCTCAGCCTGTGGCCACACCGCAGTGCTGCGGACCCTGCTGCAGGCAGCCCTGTCCACAGACCCCCTGGATACCGGGGTGGATTACAGCGGATACTCGCCCATGCACTGGGCCTCCTACACTG GACACGAAGATTGTCTGGAGTTGTTACTTGAACACAGCCCGTTTTCATATCTGGAAGGAAACCCCTTCACTCCTTTGCACTGTGCAGT TATTAATAACCAGGACAGCACCACAGAGATGCTGCTAGGAGCTCTGGGTGCCAAGATTGTGAACAGCCGAGATGCCAAAGGACG GACCCCTCTTCACGCCGCTGCCTTCGCGGACAATGTCTCTGGGCTCCGGATGCTGCTGCAGCACCAAGCCGAGGTGAACGCCACAGACCACACTGGCCGCACCGCGCTCATGACGGCGGCTGAGAACGGGCAGACTGCAGCTGTGG AATTTCTGCTATATCGAGGGAAGGCAGACCTTACTGTGCTGGATGAGAACAAGAACACTGCCCTCCACTTGGCCTGTAGCAAG GGCCATGAGAAGTGTGCCCTCATGATCCTGGCAGAAACCCAAGACCTTGGCCTTATCAATGCTACCAACAGCGCGCTGCAGAT gCCACTACACATTGCTGCCCGGAATGGCCTAGCCTCTGTGGTGCAGGCCCTGCTGAGTCGTGGGGCCACCGTGCTGGCTGTGGATGAAGAag GGAACTCTTCAGAGCAGGGACCCAACACCGATACGCTAGAGTCTCTGAGGGGAGTCTGA
- the ANKRD52 gene encoding serine/threonine-protein phosphatase 6 regulatory ankyrin repeat subunit C isoform X1 — MGILSITDQPPLVQAIFSRDVEEVRSLLSQKENINVLDQERRTPLHAAAYVGDVPILQLLLMSGANVNAKDTLWLTPLHRAAASRNEKVLGLLLAHSADVNARDKLWQTPLHVAAANRATKCAEALAPLLSSLNVADRSGRSALHHAVHSGHLETVNLLLNKGASLNVCDKKERQPLHWAAFLGHLEVLKLLVARGADLGCKDRKGYGLLHTAAASGQIEVVKYLLRMGAEIDEPNAFGNTALHIACYLGQDAVAIELVNAGANVNQPNDKGFTPLHVAAVSTNGALCLELLVNNGADVNYQSKEGKSPLHMAAIHGRFTRSQILIQNGSEIDCADKFGNTPLHVAARYGHELLISTLMTNGADTARRGIHDMFPLHLAVLFGFSDCCRKLLSSGQLYSIVSSLSNEHVLSAGFDINTPDNLGRTCLHAAASGGNVECLNLLLSSGADLRRRDKFGRTPLHYAAANGSYQCAVTLVTAGAGVNEADCKGCSPLHYAAASDTYRRAEPHSSSSHDAEEDEPLKESRRKEAFFCLEFLLDNGADPSLRDRQGYTAVHYAAAYGNRQNLELLLEMSFNCLEDVESTIPVSPLHLAAYNGHCEALKTLAETLVNLDVRDHKGRTALFLATERGSTECVEVLTAHGASALIKERKRKWTPLHAAAASGHTDSLHLLIDSGERADITDVMDAYGQTPLMLAIMNGHVDCVHLLLEKGSTADAADLRGRTALHRGAVTGCEDCLAALLDHDAFVLCRDFKGRTPIHLASACGHTAVLRTLLQAALSTDPLDTGVDYSGYSPMHWASYTGHEDCLELLLEHSPFSYLEGNPFTPLHCAVINNQDSTTEMLLGALGAKIVNSRDAKGRTPLHAAAFADNVSGLRMLLQHQAEVNATDHTGRTALMTAAENGQTAAVEFLLYRGKADLTVLDENKNTALHLACSKGHEKCALMILAETQDLGLINATNSALQMPLHIAARNGLASVVQALLSRGATVLAVDEEGHTPALACAPNKDVADCLALILSTMKPFPPKDAVSPFSFSLLKNCGIAAAKTVGGCGALPHGASCPYSQERHGAIGLDGCYSE, encoded by the exons ATGGGGATCCTCAGCATCACGGACCAG CCGCCCCTGGTCCAGGCCATCTTTAGCCGAGATGTGGAGGAAGTGCGTTCCCTCCTCTCGCAGAAGGAGAACATCAATGTGCTG GACCAAGAGAGGCGAACTCCACTGCATGCTGCTGCCTACGTAGGCGATGTCCCCATCCTCCAGTTGCTACTGATGTCAG GTGCTAATGTCAACGCTAAGGACACACTGTGGCTGACCCCTCTTCATCGCGCTGCTGCCTCCCGAAATGAG AAGGTGCTGGGACTGCTGCTGGCACATTCAGCAGATGTGAATGCCCGGGACAAGCTGTGGCAGACACCATTGCACGTGGCTGCTGCCAACCGGGCCACCAAGTGTGCTGAGGCTCTGGCACCCCTACTGAGTAGCCTCAACGTGGCCGACAGGAGTGGGCGCAGTGCCCTGCACCATGCAGTGCATAGTGGGCATCTGGAG ACGGTGAACCTGCTCCTCAATAAGGGAGCCAGCCTGAATGTTTGTGACAAAAAGGAGCGGCAGCCTCTGCATTGGGCAGCTTTTCTAG GGCATTTGGAGGTCCTGAAACTGCTGGTGGCACGGGGCGCAGACCTTGGCTGCAAGGACCGCAAGGGCTATGGGCTGCTCCATACAGCTGCTGCCAGTGGCCAGATTGAAGTGGTGAAGTACCTGCTCCGGATGGGGGCTGAG ATTGATGAGCCCAACGCTTTTGGAAACACAGCTTTGCACATCGCCTGCTACCTGGGCCAGGATGCCGTGGCGATCGAGCTGGTGAATGCAGGAGCCAACGTCAACCAGCCGAACGACAAGGGCTTCACGCCGCTGCACGTGGCTGCCGTCTCCACCAATGGCGCGCTGTGCTTGGAGCTGCTGGTCAACAACGGGGCGGATGTCAACTACCAG AGCAAAGAAGGGAAGAGTCCTCTGCACATGGCTGCCATTCACGGCCGTTTCACCCGCTCCCAGATCCTCATCCAGAACG GCAGCGAGATTGATTGCGCCGACAAATTTGGGAACACGCCACTGCATGTGGCCGCTCGCTACGGACACGAGCTGCTCATCAGCACCCTCATGACCAACGGCGCGGATACCGCCCG GCGCGGCATCCACGACATGTTTCCCCTGCACTTAGCTGTTCTCTTTGGATTCTCTGACTGTTGTCGTAAGCTTCTTTCCTCAG GTCAGCTGTACAGCATCGTATCCTCACTCAGCAATGAGCACGTGCTTTCAGCTGGGTTCGACATCAACACACCTGACAACCTTGGCCGTACCTGTCTTCATGCTGCTGCTTCCGGAGG GAATGTTGAATGTCTTAACTTGCTGTTGAGCAGTGGAGCTGACTTGAGGAGGAGAGACAAATTTGGAAG GACGCCACTGCACTATGCAGCCGCCAATGGCAGCTACCAGTGCGCCGTCACGCTGGTGACTGCTGGGGCTGGCGTCAATGAGGCTGACTGTAAAGGCTGCTCTCCCCTCCACTACGCTGCCGCCTCCGACACCTACAGGAG GGCGGAGCCCCACTCATCTTCCAGCCATGATGCTGAAGAGGATGAGCCCCTGAAGGAGTCCCGCAGGAAGGAGGCCTTCTT CTGTTTGGAATTCTTACTGGATAACGGTGCAGACCCCTCCCTGCGGGACAGGCAGGGCTACACAGCTGTGCACTATGCAGCCGCCTATGGCAATAGACAGAACCTCGAACTG CTCTTAGAAATGTCCTTTAACTGCCTGGAGGATGTAGAGAGCACCATTCCAGTCAGCCCTTTGCACTTAGCT GCCTACAATGGTCACTGTGAAGCCCTGAAGACGCTGGCTGAGACGCTGGTGAACCTGGACGTGAGGGACCACAAGGGCCGGACTGCGCTCTTCCTGGCCACTGAGCGAGGCTCCACTGAGTGTGTGGAGGTGCTGACGGCCCACGGCGCCTCTGCCCTCATCAAGGAGCGCAAACGCAAGTGGACACCCCTGCATGCTGCTG CTGCCTCTGGCCACACTGATTCCCTGCACTTGCTGATCGACAGTGGGGAACGCGCTGACATCACGGATGTCATGGATGCCTATGGACA AACCCCGCTGATGCTGGCCATCATGAATGGCCACGTGGACTGCGTACATCTGCTGCTAGAGAAAGGATCCACGGCTGACGCTGCTGACCTCCGGGGCCGCACTGCCCTCCACCGCGGG GCAGTGACTGGCTGTGAGGACtgcctggctgccctgctggACCATGATGCATTTGTGCTGTGCCGAGACTTCAAGGGCCGCACGCCCATTCACCTGGCCTCAGCCTGTGGCCACACCGCAGTGCTGCGGACCCTGCTGCAGGCAGCCCTGTCCACAGACCCCCTGGATACCGGGGTGGATTACAGCGGATACTCGCCCATGCACTGGGCCTCCTACACTG GACACGAAGATTGTCTGGAGTTGTTACTTGAACACAGCCCGTTTTCATATCTGGAAGGAAACCCCTTCACTCCTTTGCACTGTGCAGT TATTAATAACCAGGACAGCACCACAGAGATGCTGCTAGGAGCTCTGGGTGCCAAGATTGTGAACAGCCGAGATGCCAAAGGACG GACCCCTCTTCACGCCGCTGCCTTCGCGGACAATGTCTCTGGGCTCCGGATGCTGCTGCAGCACCAAGCCGAGGTGAACGCCACAGACCACACTGGCCGCACCGCGCTCATGACGGCGGCTGAGAACGGGCAGACTGCAGCTGTGG AATTTCTGCTATATCGAGGGAAGGCAGACCTTACTGTGCTGGATGAGAACAAGAACACTGCCCTCCACTTGGCCTGTAGCAAG GGCCATGAGAAGTGTGCCCTCATGATCCTGGCAGAAACCCAAGACCTTGGCCTTATCAATGCTACCAACAGCGCGCTGCAGAT gCCACTACACATTGCTGCCCGGAATGGCCTAGCCTCTGTGGTGCAGGCCCTGCTGAGTCGTGGGGCCACCGTGCTGGCTGTGGATGAAGAag GTCACACCCCGGCATTGGCTTGCGCCCCCAACAAAGATGTGGCAGACTGTCTGGCCTTGATCCTTTCCACCATGAAGCCTTTCCCACCCAAGGACGCTGTCAGTCCTTTCAGCTTCAGCCTGCTCAAGAACTGCGGCATCGCGGCAGCCAAGACGGTGGGTGGCTGCGGTGCCCTGCCCCATGGGGCCTCCTGCCCCTACAGCCAGGAGCGGCATGGCGCCATTGGGTTAGATGGCTGCTACTCCGAGTAG